The Deinococcus metallilatus genome segment GCCAGCACCACCACCCGCGCGGCCACCTGGGTGATCGCCCGCGCCGCCACCGCCTCCGGGTCGTCGCGCATGCTGAAGCCGAAGTCCGGCGTCAGGCCGCTGCACCCCACAAAGGCCATGTCCACCCGGTACTCGCTGAGGCTGCGGCCCACCAGATCGCCCACCAGTTCGTAGCTGGCGTTGTTCAGCTCGCCGCCCGTCAGCACCACCCGCGTGTGGGGCGTGCTGCGGAGTTCCAGGGCCACGTTCAGCGCGTTGGTCAGCACCTTGATGCGCTGCCCCCGCAAGCGGCGGGCCAGTTCGGTGCAGGTCGAGCCGCCCGAGATGGCGATGGTCATCCCCGGCCCCACCAGGGCGGCGGCGGCGGCGGCGATGGCGCGTTTGACCGCCTCGCCCTGAAAGGCCTCCTCGGTGTACACCACGGGAATCGCCACCCGCGCCCCGCCCCAGGTGCGCTCGATCAGTTTGCGCCGCTCCAGCGCGTCCAGGTCGCGCCGCACGGTGGTCACCGACACGCCGAAGCGTGCGGCCAGCGTCTCCACCGACGTCTCGCCGGTCTCCCCGATGAACCGGAAAAGCTGATCCTGCCGCTGAACACTCTTCACGACTGCCCCCGTGGGTCGGCGGCCTCGCGCAGCGCGTCACTCAGCAGGTTCCAGGCCACGCCGAACAGGAGGATGGTCACGCCGGGATACACATAGGTGTACCACTGCTGGCCTTCCGTGACCCAGTTGCGCGACAGGTTGATGAGCTGGCCCCAGTCGGGAAAGCCGTTCGGCACGCCCAGCCCCAGGAAGCTCAGCGTGGCGAAGCTCAGCACCACCGTGCCGATATTCAGGCTGACCTGCGCCAGCAGGCTGGTCAGGCTGTTGGGCAGCACGTGCCGCAGGATCAAGCGGCGGTTGTTCGCGCCCAGGGACCGGGCCGCGTCCACGTATTCGAGTTCGCGGACCTTCAGGATTTCCCCGCGGATCAGCCGCGCGTACCCCGCCCACCCCAGCAGTGCCGTGGCGATGATCAGGCTGGTCACGTTGCGCCCCAGCGCCACCACCAGGGTGATGAGGAGGATCAGGTCCGGGAAGGCGTACACCACGTCGGTGAAGCGCATCAGCAGCGTGTCGATCCAGCCCCGGTAGAAGCCTGCCAGCGTGCCCACCAGCGCCCCCACCACCAGGCTGATCGTCACCACGATGCCGCTCACGATAAAGGCGGTGCGCGTGCCCCACACCAAACCGAACAGGATGTCGTACCCGTCTTGCGCGAGCCCGAGCGGATGCTGGCTACTCGGCGGCTGCGGAATGGGCGAGAAGCCGTCCTGCGCCATGCGGTTGGGAATGCCGAAGGACGAGCCGTATGAGTTGGGCGGCACCGGCGCGATCACGGGCGCGAGGAGCGCCACCAGGATGAAGACCAGCACCAGCGTCAGCCCCAGCAGGCCCAGCTTGTTCCTCAGAAAACGCCGCAGAATGCGGTTCTCGCGCCAACCGGAGCGGGCGCCGCGTGACAGGGTCGTGATCATGAGTAGCTCACCCTCGGGTCGATGACGGCATACAGGAGGTCCACGATCAGGTTGACGACGGCGATCACGGTGGCCGAGAACAGGGCGAAGCCCACCACCGCTGCCGTGTCGCTCACCGTGGCGGCCTTGGTGACCCACAGGCCGACGCCGGGGTAGTTAAAGACAGTTTCCGCGATGGTCGCGCCGCTCAGCAGACCGAACAGCAGCCCACCAATCCAGGTCACGACGGGAATCATCACGTTCCGCAGCACGTGCTTGCGCAGGATCAGGGTTTCCGGCAACCCTTTGGCCCGCGCGGTCCGCACGTAATCCTGCCGCACCTGCTCGATCACGTTGGCGCGCACGATCTGGACCAGGCCGCCGCAAGCCACGATGGTGATGGTGAGGACTGGCCCCATCAGGTGCCGCAGCAGGTCACCCACAACCTCCCACTGCCCCCTGAGGATGGCGGGCAGCAGCAGGAACCCGTTGACCGAGGGGATGCCCTCGGTGATCGCCAGCAGGTTGTCGATGCGGCCCGGCGGCCACCAGCGCAGCTTGCCGTAGAAG includes the following:
- a CDS encoding DeoR/GlpR family DNA-binding transcription regulator; its protein translation is MKSVQRQDQLFRFIGETGETSVETLAARFGVSVTTVRRDLDALERRKLIERTWGGARVAIPVVYTEEAFQGEAVKRAIAAAAAALVGPGMTIAISGGSTCTELARRLRGQRIKVLTNALNVALELRSTPHTRVVLTGGELNNASYELVGDLVGRSLSEYRVDMAFVGCSGLTPDFGFSMRDDPEAVAARAITQVAARVVVLADHRKVGCKTFARFAQLHEVERFITDEGLSEEWTARLAQAGLHVEKVPLLHGDDKQATTSEKGTA
- a CDS encoding ABC transporter permease produces the protein MITTLSRGARSGWRENRILRRFLRNKLGLLGLTLVLVFILVALLAPVIAPVPPNSYGSSFGIPNRMAQDGFSPIPQPPSSQHPLGLAQDGYDILFGLVWGTRTAFIVSGIVVTISLVVGALVGTLAGFYRGWIDTLLMRFTDVVYAFPDLILLITLVVALGRNVTSLIIATALLGWAGYARLIRGEILKVRELEYVDAARSLGANNRRLILRHVLPNSLTSLLAQVSLNIGTVVLSFATLSFLGLGVPNGFPDWGQLINLSRNWVTEGQQWYTYVYPGVTILLFGVAWNLLSDALREAADPRGQS
- a CDS encoding ABC transporter permease — protein: MLNYILRRLLQLPLVLLGISFLIFAVMQFLPPAVRASAYIQNDKQMGALPALIQQYGLDRDVFTQYFAWLGQVFRGNLGWSGSVSEPVLQAMQTRLPATIELALLTFVCTVILGVGLGLIAGARRGTWVDQAIRLYSVVTWTLPTFVLAIFILAYFYGKLRWWPPGRIDNLLAITEGIPSVNGFLLLPAILRGQWEVVGDLLRHLMGPVLTITIVACGGLVQIVRANVIEQVRQDYVRTARAKGLPETLILRKHVLRNVMIPVVTWIGGLLFGLLSGATIAETVFNYPGVGLWVTKAATVSDTAAVVGFALFSATVIAVVNLIVDLLYAVIDPRVSYS